The nucleotide sequence TGAACAACCCCTATCACACACCGTCAGACTCGACATCTTCTGGATTTTCCACTTTCAGCCACCAGAGTTACGGCAGTTCTCAAACTAGTCAGTCAAAATCTCTACCCAGACGTGATCCATCCGATCTCTCGGCTATGGACGGCCTGATGGAGGACCTCGAGAGCTCAATGGAGGCTTTGGGGACCAAGGATCATCGAGCTGGAACCCCTTTGCGGGCCCCTTCACGCACAAGATCGCCTCTTGCAGAGTCGCCCCTCGAACTATCCCCCAGAGGTGAACGGCCCAGCTCTGCCACTAAAGATGAACGCCGAATCGAAATGCCTCTTGAGCGAAGCGATTCACAACCGAGACCGCTTTACGCAACTTCGCCTCAGGATCACCTTCAATACGACAAGGCCCCAGAATTAATGCGTGCGCATACACTTCCTCCGCCTACTGCGCCTCCCGTTCGAAAGGGATCCCAGGATCCCGTACGATCCCGAGGAAATTGCAAAGCTTGCGGCCTAGCCATCACAGGTAAAAGCATCTCATCTGCAGATGGAAGATTGACTGGCAAGTACCACAAGGCTTGCTTCGTCTGCACAACATGCTCCGAGCCATTTACATCCGCTGAGTTCTATGTTCTCAACGACAAACCATATTGCGAGCACCATTATCACAAACTCAATGGCAGTCTCTGTGGAAGCTGTGAGAAGGGGATTGAAGGGCAATACCTGGAAGATGAATTTTCCATTAAATATCATATCGGATGTTTCCGGTGTCTTGACTGTGGACGATCTCTTTCTGATGGTTACTTTGAGGTTGACGGCAAATCATACTGCGAAAGAGATGCCTGGCGTCGAGTACAACAGCCCTACCCTCCTATGAAGGCGCCTCCGGGGCGATCACCGTCCGGCTCACGACCTCCCATGATGGGTCTTCCGGGCCATCCAGCCCAGCGGATGGGACCAGGCATGGGCACAGGTCCAGGCATGGGACTTCCACGACCTCCATATGGCATGCCGCCCCCCGGGAACCGCCTTGCACCCGGTTTCCCTGGACCTTCTGGTCCTCGACCACGAATGAACAAGCGCAATACGCGACTTGGCATGATGTAACGACCTGACTAAAACTCGACCCTGAGCGATGATATATGGACCATTACCTTATTTGTAATATCACTTGTGCGCACAGAACGCAACATACTGTTATTTGATTGTTAAGATGCCGGGAGTTGGCTAGCATTCTTTACTGTTATTATACCCCCTTGTTTTAGAACACCCTGCACTCTGTACAACATCATACAGCCTTCCCCCCCTTTCTTCTCGAAGACAACGACGTCGGCACTGGTGGGATTATGTCTCCTGTTCTTGATGCCATTCAGGGAAAAGTCTGGAGGATGGACGGGGTTTTGGAGATGGAGCATTACAGGCTTCAGCATCGTAGCATCATAGTGATTCTCAATAGGAGCTCACTCATAATTGAAACACATTCAAAAGTTCATCATTGCGAGTATTGGAAGTAGAGTCTGGTGGCATTTGGTCCTTGAGTGGGTCTCTTTGATGGGACACCACATCGCATTTGTGTCTTCAGAAGGCGCTTTTTCGGGTTTCGTGGGCTCAGATTAGAAGATTTGAGAGCCGAGTAATGTCGAATCGGCAAAACCCTCTTGCGTGGCAGTTGTCTATACATAGTATCCCATCAGGCCACAAAGGCAGCACCCACCATCATGTATACACTAACTTAGGTAGTGACATGAGGAAAGGACGCAAGACATCACGTATTTGATGTTATATTAGCTCTGTTCAAGAGCATATCACAATGTTGACCATACCGCCATACTCAGCCAGGAGTTTGGAATCAGCCGAGTTTTGCTCAGGCTTATTACTTGTGACTGTTTCAACGGAGCTTCTACGGGGAAGAGTTATAGGTGGGTAAGGATGAGCAGCCCATGGCGCAGGCAAAGTGGATGTAGAGGCCTCGACTCCCTGTGTCTGATATAACAATTTCCTGCAACTGGTATTCGAAGCGGAACAGGATGGTCATTTCAGCAAGTGTATGATTGAGCCAATCTTTGCTACATCTGCATGTTGAGTTTATGGCATGAGGGTATCAAAACGGAGAAAAGTTGACATAATTAGATTCATTAGATCAAAGGCTGTCGAGGTTGACAGAATCTTAAATATGTAGTCACAGTGAAATAGGGAGTACGACTTGGTTTCCAATGGACTTGATAAAAGATAGGAATCTCAAGTAACGGAGTAAGGGTTGAACAATCATCAATAGGCGAAGCCACGTGTAGATGAAGATAGATGGATTGACTGCCAGGGAttcaagagcttcaatcAGGGGATGAGTCTTGTAGTAAAGGAAAAATACCAGACAAAACCTTCTTGCCCCCTTAAATATTGAATGTCTTGAATTCACTTCTAATAATCTGCTAGTACGTATTGCCAATCTGATAACTTGCATATGTATCCGTATAGGTAATAGTTGACAATATTACCTTATACGGATTCATGTGCTACCTTACCGTAGCGCGTAGGTACACCAACGGTACGCCACTTCCATGCTACGCTCGACCCCTAAATCGAAACCTTAGTCCAGTTACAGTACACGGGCTAAACGGGCTATCGTTAgcccaatccaatccaacgCCTCGTCATCCACACCCATTCCATGAAGTCTCCCTTAGGTTACCTTTTCTCCCTTTCTTCCGTTCTATCGTATGCGACATTCTCCTAATCGCTGCGCCTGGCTTTCTTTTCTATCTGTGCATTATTTACACGTGTTTGCACTTCTCGACCTCTCGATTTTCTTGGCTATCTTTGAAAGAAGCTGCGTCACTCCTTCAATCGGCCTCAAGGGGACTTCTTTGCGACCGAGCGATCAGATATCCAAACGACCAGTAGACGACACTACCTACTCCTAATGAATTGTATCCCTTGCATCGACCCGACCGAAAACACTCGTCTCAGCGCCTCAGCTTATTGAGCTATGTACTTCTGATCTTGTCCGaccttcttcgtcctcaactTCGACACAGGAGTTCGATTCTCTTCCGCACAACTAATTGGTCGCTCCCTGCATCAGCCAACTTCAAGATCTACCACCATCATGAAGAAATGGCATCCGCAAAGCCGCCGCTTATTCGGCGCCAAGCTACGGCCCAGATCTATGATAATAATTGTCTTTGCTATGCTTGCTGCCTACTACCTCCTGCTTGCGCCCAGCACCAGTATCCAGGTGGTCCCTTCCAACCCAAATGTCCCAGCTTCGCCGCCGCCACCTGTGACTGGAAATGGAGAGCCTGATACCGAAGACCAATACGGTGCCATTCATCGAGAACTCTGGGAACTCACAGCTCAGGACCTCAAGGACTGGCATGATCCCACCGATGGCGAGGACCCCAATGATATCGAGCCCGGATTTGAGACCGATGGAAAGGAAAGAGGGTTTGGAGATCTGGGCAAGCTCCAAcatgagaaggatatgaGAAAAGAATGGAGACACGCTTATTCTGTCACTTCTAAGTGAGTATTGCTGACATCCAAAATCCATATACACTGACTAACATGTTTCCAGCTTCCCTCACTCAAATCTCATCTATGGAAAGACCTTGGCGAATTTGGAAAACCAAGAGGCCCGACCCGAAGAATTCAGCGCTGATCTCAAGTTTGACCCAGATGCCGACGTCGAATACAGCTCTGAAAAGCCAGTCCGCTATGACCCTTACCCAAAGTACAACAGTGCCGCATGGAAAGACGCCGGGTTCGCCCAGTACTTTCCTTGCAAGGGTGCAACTGGGGAACTCGTCGAGGATCTGCTTGTATTCAAAGGTAGGCCTCGCGAATGGCCTCTGCCTCGATTTGGTAGCTACGATGCTTTGAATATGGATCCCAACCTCTGCTGGGAGCGTGAGACTCGACTTGGCCCCTATGGGCTGCATCGCCAGTTCAAAAAGGTTGGCGGTGAACCGCAGCCACTCAACTTCGATAACGTCAATTGGGGAGACCTTCAACGGATGTGCCTCCACAAAAATGCCCAACGTTTTGATATGAACCGAGAGCGTGTCAACGAATACCTTAACATGTATCCCGAAACGGTCATTGGTCCACAATTACCAGAGGAACATCAACAGGTCCAAGAGCCCGCTCCAGCACGAATGGCAAAGCGAGATGCTCCTCTGGAACCAGAACCCAAGAGTAGCCCAGCCTCGACGAACCCAGGCGCCCAGCCTGCCCTGGCCAACCCTCAGGCTATCAGCCAGGTCGCAAGTCCACAGAAACACCCAAGAAGCCCCAGGAATCCAACAACCGGCTATTTTTCAGAGCCTCGAACTGCTATCCTTCTTCGGTCTTACACTGGCAAGGACTATACAGAAAACGACAAACAGAATATTCGTTCGCTAATATCTGAACTGTCTCTCAAGACAGGCGGCCAGTACGAGGTCTTTCTGCTTGTGCAAGTCAAGGATACAAACCTCCGCATCtttgaggacgacgatgtcTACCAGACTGTCCTCTCGCAGAGCGTTCCCCCTGAATTCCGCAGTATGACAATTCTCTGGAACGATGACATCGTTTGGAAGCTCTATCCAAAACTGACAGATCCCGAATCGAAGAACGTTCATACTGCACAGTGGCTTTCTGTTCAGAAATTTAGCCAAGACTACCCACAGTTTGATTTTGTCTGGAACTGGGAGATGGATTTCCGGTTCACTGGTCATC is from Fusarium musae strain F31 chromosome 4, whole genome shotgun sequence and encodes:
- a CDS encoding hypothetical protein (EggNog:ENOG41) translates to MAIPRESMFLPTIKCSSCNREVEISMMGDHVCAPAAPEQRYEAYTPYSPASPASPEKPGRIPSSLDVNAANHSFLRQGQLTPNSEPRSTSPINEMECFFADVPTPHEDDLILPSPRPVDRPGAYGGFGEKKHGPDFQPRSISPNGGVNTTLFKRMDTIAPGPFDTIRSPSALSPSFPKEITEGGDKSDDFLSASPKDYFNSRRSASPTDNSSSIPSAPPQRPTRDDYEGFGRPSTAEARLQPQPLGMMNRSDTFPKLGVRSEPPLRTPSAPGTKPERKAAGGLGHASKPSMGPDTSRAPPPRKSLLHPSKTSKYSGSVDLAAEFGVNNPYHTPSDSTSSGFSTFSHQSYGSSQTSQSKSLPRRDPSDLSAMDGLMEDLESSMEALGTKDHRAGTPLRAPSRTRSPLAESPLELSPRGERPSSATKDERRIEMPLERSDSQPRPLYATSPQDHLQYDKAPELMRAHTLPPPTAPPVRKGSQDPVRSRGNCKACGLAITGKSISSADGRLTGKYHKACFVCTTCSEPFTSAEFYVLNDKPYCEHHYHKLNGSLCGSCEKGIEGQYLEDEFSIKYHIGCFRCLDCGRSLSDGYFEVDGKSYCERDAWRRVQQPYPPMKAPPGRSPSGSRPPMMGLPGHPAQRMGPGMGTGPGMGLPRPPYGMPPPGNRLAPGFPGPSGPRPRMNKRNTRLGMM
- a CDS encoding hypothetical protein (EggNog:ENOG41) yields the protein MKKWHPQSRRLFGAKLRPRSMIIIVFAMLAAYYLLLAPSTSIQVVPSNPNVPASPPPPVTGNGEPDTEDQYGAIHRELWELTAQDLKDWHDPTDGEDPNDIEPGFETDGKERGFGDLGKLQHEKDMRKEWRHAYSVTSNFPHSNLIYGKTLANLENQEARPEEFSADLKFDPDADVEYSSEKPVRYDPYPKYNSAAWKDAGFAQYFPCKGATGELVEDLLVFKGRPREWPLPRFGSYDALNMDPNLCWERETRLGPYGLHRQFKKVGGEPQPLNFDNVNWGDLQRMCLHKNAQRFDMNRERVNEYLNMYPETVIGPQLPEEHQQVQEPAPARMAKRDAPLEPEPKSSPASTNPGAQPALANPQAISQVASPQKHPRSPRNPTTGYFSEPRTAILLRSYTGKDYTENDKQNIRSLISELSLKTGGQYEVFLLVQVKDTNLRIFEDDDVYQTVLSQSVPPEFRSMTILWNDDIVWKLYPKLTDPESKNVHTAQWLSVQKFSQDYPQFDFVWNWEMDFRFTGHHYHLLDKLGEFAKKQPRKGMWERNERWYIPTFHGGYDDEFRQDIEKRYGDNTIWGAPEFPFINPIGPKPPVSSPSQDNYEWGVGEEADVVTVSPMFNPINSNWVIANQVWGYNDSTHKSQDIPRRTTIVTQSRVSKKLLNIMHVENLRGNHVASEMTPQTVALLHGLKAVYAPHPVFMDRDWKGKFLNKWFNPGENGECGGRGSPMGWGRERRYIGSTWYYRAIPPNRLYNNWMGWHDTGIGGPQWEEKHGRPCLPPIMLHQVKNTEPTSDNHETTFELAYG